A genomic segment from Barrientosiimonas humi encodes:
- a CDS encoding ABC transporter permease has protein sequence MSHVAAAPAAPLQRIRAQAVFETRTLLSNGEQLLVSLVLPALALVGLVRASFPDLGPEPRVDVATPGVLALAVVSTAFTGQAIATAFDRRYGLLRLLGVTPLGPRGLLAGKAAAVGAVLLVQLAVLGALGLALGWRPAWSGLPGALLLVALGAYAFVCLALTLAGAVRAEGVLALANLVWVLLLVGGGLLLPSRLLPAPLEQVTPWLPSGALGDGLRSALMHGGLPVAATLVLAAWSVLGTALVARLFRWSD, from the coding sequence ATGAGCCACGTCGCGGCCGCCCCTGCGGCACCGCTGCAGCGCATCCGCGCCCAGGCGGTGTTCGAGACCCGCACGCTGCTGTCCAACGGCGAGCAGCTGCTCGTGTCGCTGGTGCTGCCGGCGCTGGCGCTGGTCGGGCTGGTGCGCGCCTCCTTCCCCGACCTCGGGCCCGAGCCGCGCGTCGACGTGGCGACCCCCGGCGTGCTCGCGCTGGCGGTCGTCTCGACCGCGTTCACCGGGCAGGCCATCGCCACCGCGTTCGACCGGCGCTACGGCCTGCTCCGCCTGCTCGGCGTCACCCCGCTGGGGCCGCGCGGGCTGCTCGCCGGCAAGGCGGCCGCGGTCGGCGCCGTGCTGCTCGTGCAGCTGGCGGTGCTCGGCGCCCTCGGCCTCGCGCTCGGCTGGCGCCCGGCCTGGTCCGGGCTGCCCGGCGCGCTGCTGCTGGTCGCGCTCGGGGCGTACGCCTTCGTCTGCCTCGCGCTGACCCTCGCCGGCGCGGTGCGCGCCGAGGGGGTGCTCGCGCTCGCGAACCTGGTGTGGGTGCTGCTGCTCGTCGGCGGCGGCCTGCTGCTGCCGAGCCGGCTGCTGCCCGCCCCGCTGGAGCAGGTCACCCCGTGGCTGCCCTCCGGCGCGCTCGGCGACGGACTCCGCTCGGCCCTGATGCACGGCGGCCTGCCGGTCGCGGCCACCCTGGTGCTCGCGGCCTGGAGCGTCCTCGGCACGGCGCTCGTGGCGCGGCTGTTCCGCTGGAGCGACTGA